One genomic region from Nostoc sphaeroides encodes:
- a CDS encoding malic enzyme-like NAD(P)-binding protein translates to MANLTPNSSFSLTLRLQIPNRVGMLASITQAIATTGGNLGQIDLIEQTRKESTRDITVDAASTEHAETIVQAVKALPDIKLLSVYDRTFNLHRGGKISITSRIPLKSVSDLAMAYTPGVGRICTAIAQDPEEVYKLTIKQNTVAIVTDGSAVLGLGNLGPAAALPVMEGKAMLFKEFAGLDAFPICLATQDTEEIIQTVKNIAPVFGGVNLEDIAAPRCFEIERRLREELDIPVFHDDQHGTAIVTLAALFNSLKLVNKSMAEIRIVINGAGAAGVAIARLLRKAGAEKIWMCDSKGIISTSRTDLTEEKLEFAVKAQGTLAGAMQGADVFIGVSAPGVLTPEMVQSMAKDAIVFAMANPIPEIQPELISKDVAVIATGRSDYPNQINNVLAFPGVFRGALDCRAHTITTTMYLEAANAIASLVKPSDLDREHIIPSVFDERVVTAVAAAVQQAARQEGIARN, encoded by the coding sequence ATGGCAAACCTAACTCCTAATTCTAGTTTTAGTTTGACACTGCGCTTGCAGATTCCCAATCGTGTGGGGATGTTAGCATCGATAACCCAGGCGATCGCAACTACTGGTGGTAATCTCGGTCAAATTGATTTAATCGAGCAAACCCGCAAAGAATCCACCCGCGATATTACCGTTGATGCTGCTAGTACTGAACACGCTGAAACCATTGTGCAAGCAGTCAAAGCATTGCCAGACATCAAGTTACTCAGCGTCTACGATCGCACCTTTAATTTGCATCGTGGTGGCAAAATCAGCATTACTAGCAGAATTCCCTTAAAAAGTGTGTCTGATTTAGCAATGGCTTACACACCTGGAGTTGGTCGAATTTGTACAGCGATCGCTCAAGATCCAGAGGAAGTTTACAAATTAACCATCAAACAAAACACTGTTGCCATTGTTACCGATGGTAGTGCCGTTTTGGGATTGGGAAATCTCGGCCCAGCAGCAGCCTTACCAGTTATGGAAGGTAAAGCAATGCTATTTAAGGAATTTGCGGGGCTAGATGCTTTTCCCATTTGTCTGGCTACTCAAGATACAGAAGAGATTATCCAGACAGTCAAGAACATCGCGCCAGTTTTTGGGGGTGTGAATTTAGAGGATATCGCTGCACCTCGCTGCTTTGAAATTGAAAGAAGATTGCGCGAAGAGTTAGATATCCCCGTTTTTCATGATGATCAGCATGGTACAGCAATTGTCACCTTGGCAGCGTTGTTTAACTCACTAAAGCTGGTAAATAAGTCAATGGCGGAAATCCGCATCGTGATTAATGGTGCTGGGGCGGCGGGAGTAGCGATCGCTCGATTACTCCGTAAAGCTGGGGCAGAAAAAATCTGGATGTGCGACTCTAAAGGGATTATCTCTACTAGTCGTACCGATTTGACAGAAGAAAAACTCGAATTTGCCGTGAAAGCGCAGGGTACATTAGCGGGTGCAATGCAAGGGGCAGATGTATTTATTGGAGTCAGCGCACCGGGAGTTTTGACACCAGAAATGGTGCAATCGATGGCGAAAGATGCAATTGTGTTTGCAATGGCAAATCCGATTCCAGAGATTCAGCCAGAATTAATCAGCAAAGATGTAGCTGTGATCGCTACCGGTCGTAGTGATTACCCGAATCAAATCAATAACGTTTTAGCTTTTCCTGGGGTATTCCGTGGTGCTTTAGATTGTCGGGCCCATACAATTACCACCACAATGTACCTAGAAGCCGCAAATGCGATCGCTTCTTTAGTTAAGCCTTCAGACTTAGATCGGGAACATATTATCCCTTCCGTCTTTGATGAGCGCGTCGTCACTGCTGTTGCTGCTGCTGTACAACAAGCAGCGCGTCAAGAAGGTATCGCTCGGAATTAA